A window of the Coprobacter fastidiosus genome harbors these coding sequences:
- the mreD gene encoding rod shape-determining protein MreD, whose protein sequence is MSKSAIGYIFSFIILVLLQVSVFNRIALFGYATPFLFLYFILKLPTTLSANWTMTLSFLMGLVIDIFSNTPGMYALASVSVAFVRRTFIALVLQRGNEEVSLVPSFRSFGSGYFSIYAFCVIFLFCILVFIIEAFSFFTPLILVLRILSSTLLTFILILALESLNWKKK, encoded by the coding sequence ATGAGTAAATCGGCAATCGGTTATATATTTTCGTTTATTATACTGGTGCTGTTGCAAGTATCGGTCTTTAACCGTATTGCTTTGTTCGGATATGCCACCCCTTTTCTGTTTCTTTATTTCATCTTGAAATTACCTACAACGTTGTCTGCTAATTGGACAATGACTCTGTCGTTTTTGATGGGGCTTGTTATCGATATATTCAGTAATACACCCGGTATGTACGCTTTGGCATCTGTTTCCGTTGCTTTTGTAAGACGTACGTTTATCGCTTTGGTGTTACAGCGGGGTAATGAAGAAGTTTCATTAGTACCGTCGTTTCGTTCGTTCGGATCGGGATATTTCTCGATATATGCATTTTGTGTGATTTTTCTATTTTGCATTTTAGTTTTTATTATAGAAGCTTTTTCATTTTTCACCCCTTTGATTCTCGTATTACGTATTTTGTCAAGTACTTTGCTTACGTTTATTTTGATCTTGGCATTGGAAAGCTTAAATTGGAAAAAGAAGTGA
- the mrdA gene encoding penicillin-binding protein 2: protein MNVDYNLGNRKWVIIGIMTVVVLIYLVRLFTLQVLDNDYKRFADSNAFLKKIQYPSRGLIYDRNGKLLVYNQPAYDVMMIVREIQEFDTLDFCRTLGITREQFDRRWAMVKDRRLNPGYSAYTPQTFISQLSAQDYGRLQEKLYKFPGFFIQNRVLRQYAVNSAANVLGNIREVSPRDLEKDDYYIRGDYTGDLGVEKSYEKYLRGEKGIEILLRDAHGRIKGKYEDGIYDIAPKSGKNLKLSIDADLQQYGEYLMQNKIGAIVAIEPSTGEILALVSSPTYDPSALIGRERGKNYLKLNKNPYKPLYDRAFMAAYPPGSTFKPTQGLIFLQEKVITPHTMYPCYHGFVAGRLKVGCHAHGSPLGLLPALQTSCNAYFCYGLRSMLDSRSRYKNTAEAFDIWKDYLVSMGYGYRLGIDLPGESRGFIPNSKFYNKIYGENRWRALTVISIGIGQGEVLATPLQIANLAATIANRGYFYTPHVVKEIQDTVLNEEFRQRRYTHIDSEYYNYIVEGMRMAVTGGTCRVGAIPGIDVCGKTGTAQNPHGKDHSAFMGFAPMDNPKIAIAVYVENAGFGATFGVPIGSLMIEKYLNGFIAPERAYLEERMVTSNTMIYSGIKGN from the coding sequence GTGAACGTCGATTACAATTTAGGAAACCGCAAGTGGGTAATCATCGGTATCATGACTGTTGTGGTCTTGATCTATCTGGTACGTCTTTTTACATTACAGGTATTGGATAATGATTATAAACGGTTTGCCGATAGTAATGCGTTTCTTAAAAAGATACAATACCCTTCACGGGGACTGATTTATGACCGGAACGGTAAATTATTGGTCTATAACCAACCGGCATACGATGTTATGATGATTGTTCGGGAGATTCAGGAATTTGACACGTTGGATTTTTGCCGGACACTGGGTATTACTCGCGAACAGTTCGACCGTCGTTGGGCTATGGTAAAAGATCGCAGGTTAAATCCCGGATATTCGGCCTATACCCCTCAAACATTTATTTCCCAATTATCTGCACAAGATTATGGACGTTTGCAAGAAAAGCTTTATAAATTTCCCGGATTCTTTATTCAGAATCGGGTACTCAGACAATATGCCGTAAATAGTGCAGCCAATGTATTGGGAAATATCCGGGAGGTCTCTCCTCGTGATCTTGAAAAAGATGATTATTACATACGAGGAGATTATACCGGAGATCTTGGAGTAGAAAAATCTTATGAGAAGTATTTGAGAGGAGAAAAAGGCATAGAGATATTGCTTCGGGATGCACATGGACGAATAAAAGGGAAATATGAAGACGGGATATATGATATAGCCCCTAAATCGGGGAAAAATCTGAAACTTTCTATTGATGCGGACTTGCAGCAATATGGTGAATATTTGATGCAGAACAAAATCGGAGCTATCGTTGCGATAGAACCTTCGACCGGAGAGATATTGGCTTTGGTATCGAGCCCCACATACGACCCATCTGCATTAATCGGACGTGAGCGGGGGAAAAATTATTTGAAATTGAATAAGAACCCTTATAAACCGTTATATGACCGGGCATTTATGGCGGCATATCCTCCCGGTTCTACCTTCAAGCCGACGCAAGGGCTTATATTTCTACAAGAGAAAGTGATAACTCCTCATACAATGTATCCTTGCTATCATGGCTTTGTTGCAGGACGACTGAAGGTAGGATGCCATGCTCATGGATCTCCGTTAGGGTTGCTTCCGGCGTTACAGACCTCTTGTAATGCTTATTTTTGTTACGGGCTTCGGTCCATGCTCGACAGTCGTTCGAGATATAAAAATACAGCCGAAGCTTTTGATATATGGAAAGATTATCTTGTTTCGATGGGATATGGCTATCGGTTAGGAATAGATTTGCCGGGAGAAAGTCGGGGATTTATTCCGAATAGCAAGTTTTATAATAAAATATATGGTGAGAATCGCTGGCGGGCGCTGACTGTAATTTCTATCGGCATAGGTCAGGGCGAAGTTTTGGCTACACCGTTGCAAATCGCAAATTTGGCGGCTACGATTGCAAATCGGGGATATTTTTATACACCTCATGTCGTAAAAGAAATACAAGATACGGTTTTAAATGAAGAGTTCAGGCAGCGTCGATATACACATATAGATAGTGAATATTATAATTATATAGTAGAAGGAATGCGAATGGCTGTTACGGGAGGAACTTGTCGGGTTGGAGCTATTCCGGGAATAGATGTTTGCGGAAAGACGGGTACGGCGCAAAACCCTCATGGAAAGGATCATTCTGCGTTTATGGGATTTGCCCCGATGGACAATCCTAAGATCGCAATAGCCGTCTATGTAGAGAATGCAGGATTTGGAGCTACTTTCGGAGTCCCGATAGGAAGCCTGATGATCGAAAAGTATCTGAATGGTTTTATAGCTCCTGAGAGAGCTTATTTAGAAGAAAGAATGGTAACATCAAATACAATGATATACAGTGGCATTAAGGGAAATTAG
- the rodA gene encoding rod shape-determining protein RodA, translating into MALREISIWKSIDWYTIGLYTVLVFIGWVSIYAASYNFDDASIFDFSERSGKQLLWIGLSFGIAFVLLMLDSRMYEALAYPIYIGFMILLVATIFLAPEIKGSRSWLVLGPVNIQPAEFAKFGTALALARLISSYNFVLTVPSNFFKACLLILLPMALIMMQKETGSALVYASLIFMLYREGMTGLILFAGLCSIVYFVVGVKYSDMLWGSTPVGEVLVLALIVLVIIGMIAYFYKDSVVVRNLLLLSASVSVICYLLSVLGISFNWVYVILSLIFLSSLYIVFLYLQSRNTKLLLTLCFAIASVVFLFSVNYVFTDIMEPHQQTRIKVALGMEDDPRGAGYNVNQSKIAIGSGGLWGKGFLNGTQTKLKYVPEQDTDFIFCTIGEEEGFWGASLVVILFFALIIRIIQIAERQRSVFGRVYGYCVASILFFHLAINVGMVIGLCPVIGIPLPFFSYGGSSLWGFTILLFTLLRIDAGRLENY; encoded by the coding sequence GTGGCATTAAGGGAAATTAGTATATGGAAGTCTATTGATTGGTACACGATCGGATTATATACGGTGCTTGTATTTATCGGATGGGTGAGTATCTATGCCGCAAGCTATAATTTCGATGATGCCAGTATATTCGATTTTTCGGAACGTTCCGGGAAACAATTATTGTGGATCGGGCTTTCGTTCGGTATAGCGTTCGTATTGCTGATGCTTGACAGCCGCATGTATGAAGCTTTGGCCTATCCTATTTACATCGGTTTTATGATACTTCTGGTAGCGACTATTTTTTTAGCACCGGAGATTAAAGGTTCTCGGTCATGGCTGGTATTAGGACCGGTAAATATTCAGCCGGCCGAATTTGCAAAATTCGGGACTGCATTGGCGTTAGCACGTCTGATCAGTTCATATAATTTCGTGCTGACCGTGCCGTCTAATTTTTTTAAAGCCTGCCTTTTGATTTTGTTACCTATGGCATTGATCATGATGCAGAAAGAGACCGGATCGGCTTTGGTATATGCCTCATTGATATTTATGCTTTATCGTGAAGGCATGACCGGACTGATTCTTTTTGCCGGGTTATGTTCGATCGTTTATTTTGTGGTAGGAGTGAAATATAGCGATATGTTGTGGGGAAGTACCCCTGTGGGTGAGGTGCTTGTGCTGGCATTGATCGTTTTGGTCATAATCGGTATGATCGCTTATTTTTATAAAGACTCTGTCGTGGTACGGAATCTTCTTTTGCTGTCGGCATCGGTTTCCGTAATTTGTTATCTGCTGTCTGTTTTAGGAATATCTTTTAATTGGGTATATGTTATCTTATCATTGATTTTTCTATCCTCTTTGTATATTGTTTTTTTATATCTGCAAAGTCGCAATACGAAACTTCTTCTTACACTTTGTTTTGCCATAGCATCGGTAGTTTTTCTGTTTTCGGTGAATTATGTGTTTACCGATATTATGGAGCCTCATCAGCAGACTCGTATTAAGGTCGCTTTGGGAATGGAAGATGATCCCAGAGGAGCGGGATATAATGTAAATCAATCGAAGATTGCAATCGGATCGGGAGGTTTATGGGGAAAAGGTTTTTTGAATGGAACGCAAACAAAACTAAAGTATGTACCCGAACAGGATACCGACTTCATATTTTGTACGATCGGAGAAGAAGAAGGCTTTTGGGGAGCTTCTTTGGTCGTGATATTATTCTTTGCCCTGATTATACGTATTATTCAGATAGCCGAGCGTCAGCGTTCTGTGTTTGGTCGGGTATATGGCTATTGTGTAGCCAGTATATTGTTTTTTCATTTAGCCATTAATGTGGGAATGGTGATCGGGTTATGTCCGGTGATTGGTATACCTTTACCGTTTTTCAGTTATGGCGGATCATCTCTTTGGGGATTTACTATTTTGCTTTTCACACTGCTTCGTATCGATGCTGGTCGGTTGGAAAATTACTAA
- a CDS encoding diphthine--ammonia ligase — protein sequence MEIAYFNWSSGKDSSLALYRAICSDKFVVEALFSVLKSDSEEIAMHGVSIELLKKQAESIGIPLVSFDFDPKWTVEEYESAMSGQINRFKEQNITTALFGDLRLEQLRKSREQKCNKAGIQAEFPLWNTPAKELMSEFIRLGFKAIIICVDKAVLSEEFVGKIIDEEFLKEFPPDVDICGENGEYHTFVFDGPIFKYPIEFKVGNKYCKQYRDPETKDIYEYCYLALE from the coding sequence ATGGAAATAGCTTATTTTAATTGGAGCAGCGGTAAAGATTCATCATTGGCTTTATATCGAGCTATATGTTCAGATAAATTTGTTGTTGAAGCTTTGTTTTCTGTTTTGAAATCAGACAGTGAAGAAATTGCGATGCATGGAGTGTCGATAGAATTATTGAAAAAACAAGCAGAATCTATCGGCATTCCGTTGGTATCATTTGATTTTGATCCGAAATGGACGGTAGAAGAGTATGAATCGGCTATGAGCGGACAGATAAACCGGTTTAAAGAACAAAATATCACGACAGCCTTATTCGGGGATTTGCGTTTAGAACAATTACGTAAAAGTAGAGAACAAAAGTGTAATAAAGCAGGGATACAAGCTGAGTTCCCATTGTGGAATACTCCTGCAAAAGAGCTTATGTCTGAATTTATTCGGCTTGGTTTTAAAGCTATTATAATTTGTGTGGATAAAGCGGTTTTATCGGAAGAATTTGTAGGGAAAATAATTGATGAAGAGTTTCTTAAAGAATTCCCGCCAGATGTAGATATATGTGGAGAAAATGGAGAGTACCATACATTTGTTTTTGATGGACCTATTTTTAAATATCCTATTGAGTTTAAAGTAGGAAATAAGTATTGTAAACAATATAGAGATCCTGAGACAAAAGATATTTACGAATATTGTTATCTTGCGTTAGAATAA
- a CDS encoding DUF4301 family protein, whose protein sequence is MTFTQEDRDLLMQKGISESQIEEQLSCFKTGFPFLKLKSPASIGNGILSLNEKESEHYLEIWEKYLSGNPVIVKFVPASGAASRMFKNLFEFLDADYAVPTTDFEKKFFNNITHFAFYNDLNAICIKNEGQDIPTLIAEQKYKLIIANLLLEKGLNYGALPKGMLKFHNYGDINRTAMEEHLAEGALYARNAAGNVNVHFTVSKEHLPYFKQLVSEKQSDYEKKFNVKYSVSFSEQKPSTDTIAADMQNEPFRDNGKLVFRPGGHGALIENLNDIDADVIFIKNIDNVVPDKIKDSTVLFKKIIGGVLISLQQQIDKYVELLESGKYTMDNVREIITFVQQKLFIRNPETKIFEDSDLVVYLLKKLRRPIRVCGMVKNVGEPGGGPFLAYNQDGSYSLQILESSQIDLKNPESKAMFEASTHFNPVDLVCAVKNRKGEKYNLPDFVDKNTGFISLKSKNGKELKALELPGLWNGAMSDWNTVFVEVPISTFNPVKTVNDLLREQHQ, encoded by the coding sequence ATGACATTTACACAAGAGGATCGTGATTTATTGATGCAGAAAGGCATTAGTGAATCCCAAATAGAAGAACAATTGTCTTGTTTTAAAACAGGATTTCCGTTTCTGAAGTTGAAATCGCCTGCCTCTATCGGCAACGGCATCTTGTCTTTAAATGAAAAAGAGAGTGAGCATTATCTCGAAATATGGGAAAAATACTTGTCGGGAAATCCGGTTATCGTCAAATTTGTTCCGGCTTCGGGTGCTGCAAGCCGGATGTTTAAAAATTTGTTCGAATTTTTAGATGCCGACTATGCCGTACCGACCACCGATTTCGAAAAAAAATTTTTCAACAATATTACCCACTTCGCTTTCTATAATGATTTGAATGCCATCTGCATTAAAAATGAGGGGCAAGATATCCCGACTCTGATTGCAGAACAAAAATATAAGCTGATAATCGCAAATCTGTTATTAGAAAAAGGGCTGAATTACGGAGCACTGCCCAAAGGAATGTTGAAATTTCACAATTACGGAGATATTAACCGTACAGCCATGGAAGAACATCTTGCCGAAGGAGCTTTGTATGCACGCAATGCAGCAGGGAATGTCAATGTGCATTTTACCGTATCAAAAGAGCATTTACCCTATTTCAAACAGTTAGTTTCTGAGAAACAATCCGATTACGAAAAAAAATTCAACGTAAAATATTCGGTTAGTTTCTCAGAACAAAAACCGTCGACAGACACAATCGCCGCTGATATGCAGAATGAGCCTTTTAGAGACAATGGCAAATTGGTATTTCGTCCAGGTGGACATGGCGCTCTGATCGAGAACCTGAACGATATCGATGCTGATGTAATCTTTATCAAAAATATCGACAACGTCGTGCCTGATAAAATCAAGGATTCGACTGTCTTGTTCAAAAAAATAATCGGAGGGGTATTGATCTCTTTACAACAACAAATAGATAAATATGTCGAACTACTCGAAAGCGGGAAATATACAATGGATAACGTACGGGAAATTATCACATTTGTACAACAAAAACTCTTCATCCGCAATCCGGAAACAAAAATTTTTGAAGACAGCGATCTGGTTGTTTATCTATTGAAGAAGTTAAGACGTCCCATTCGCGTCTGCGGTATGGTCAAAAATGTCGGAGAACCCGGAGGAGGTCCGTTCCTCGCTTATAATCAAGACGGATCTTATTCTCTTCAAATCCTCGAAAGCTCCCAGATCGATCTTAAAAATCCCGAATCGAAAGCCATGTTCGAGGCATCGACCCACTTTAATCCGGTAGATTTGGTTTGTGCCGTTAAAAACAGAAAAGGAGAAAAATATAACCTTCCTGACTTCGTCGATAAAAATACAGGATTCATTTCTCTGAAATCTAAAAACGGAAAAGAATTGAAAGCCCTTGAATTACCGGGATTATGGAATGGCGCTATGTCCGATTGGAACACCGTATTCGTTGAAGTACCGATTTCCACATTCAACCCTGTAAAAACAGTCAACGATTTGCTAAGAGAGCAACATCAATAA
- a CDS encoding RelA/SpoT family protein has translation MGESTYFTVPERKEFLVAYRALWRSSHSLIGEDDFKRIREMITDAVKKGNYLRDEKGINVLLRNINTALILSKEVGLERSTLISVLIYNLVSGGSYTNEQVEAIFGSDIAKIIRGLIKANGLYAKQATVESDNFRKLLLTFAEDVRVIIIMIADRLCLMRMINHHPDEQFRVNVACEASYLYAPLAHRLGLYTIKSELEDLALKYTDRPTFNEIARKLNETKAARDKYIYEFIKPVKAKLEAAGLKFEIKGRTKSISSILNKIRKQKAELEDIYDLFAIRVVLDTPEDQEKADCWKVYSIVTDMYQPNPKRLKDWLSIPKSNGYESLHITVWVPENRWVEVQIRSKRMDEIAERGLAAHWKYKGIKSESGLDDWLNNVRDILESADATGPMELMKEFKMDLYDKEVFVFTPKGDLYKLPKGATVLDFAFLIHTALGSKCVGAKVNDKNQPIKYVLKSGDTIEVLTSPSQTPKQDWLNIVATSKARVKIKQALNEATYKEAEFGKELLQRRFKNRKIDVDEAIMMRLIKKTGYKTVTDFYYDLSQEKIDVNAVIDSYLDLDRKENEESTESRTAENYVQPHFSEEFGKEDVLVIDQNLKGIDYKLSKCCNPIYGDDIFGFVSTQGSIKIHRMDCPNALALRTRFGYRIVKARWSGKQGSQYATVLRVVGNDDIGIVTNITSIISKEKNIAMRGISIDSNDGLFQGHITVLVDDLSALNALMKKLKTVKGVKSVDRVTLS, from the coding sequence ATGGGAGAGAGTACATATTTTACCGTTCCTGAACGGAAAGAGTTCCTGGTTGCTTACCGGGCATTGTGGCGATCCTCTCATTCGTTGATCGGGGAAGACGATTTCAAGCGTATTCGAGAAATGATTACCGATGCTGTAAAAAAAGGTAATTATTTACGGGACGAAAAGGGGATAAATGTCTTGTTGAGAAATATTAATACGGCTCTTATCCTTTCCAAAGAAGTCGGTCTTGAACGTAGTACGTTAATTTCGGTCCTGATTTATAATTTGGTTTCCGGAGGAAGCTATACCAATGAACAAGTCGAAGCTATATTTGGATCAGATATAGCAAAAATCATACGTGGATTAATTAAAGCGAACGGTCTTTATGCTAAGCAGGCAACGGTAGAGAGCGATAATTTCAGAAAATTATTATTGACTTTTGCAGAAGATGTGAGGGTCATCATTATTATGATTGCAGATCGGTTATGTCTGATGAGGATGATAAACCATCATCCTGATGAGCAGTTCAGAGTAAATGTGGCTTGTGAAGCATCTTATCTGTATGCTCCTTTGGCACATCGCTTAGGGCTTTATACGATTAAGTCCGAATTAGAAGACCTCGCTCTGAAATATACCGATCGGCCTACTTTCAATGAGATTGCCCGAAAACTGAATGAAACGAAAGCTGCCCGGGATAAATATATTTATGAATTTATAAAACCGGTGAAGGCTAAACTCGAGGCTGCCGGATTGAAATTCGAGATTAAGGGAAGAACAAAGTCTATATCTTCTATACTGAATAAGATAAGGAAGCAAAAGGCCGAGCTTGAAGATATTTATGATTTGTTCGCCATACGGGTAGTCTTGGATACACCTGAAGATCAAGAAAAGGCAGATTGTTGGAAAGTGTATTCTATTGTTACCGATATGTACCAGCCTAATCCGAAACGACTTAAAGATTGGCTTTCTATACCCAAAAGCAATGGATATGAATCGTTGCATATAACAGTGTGGGTACCCGAAAACCGTTGGGTCGAGGTACAGATACGAAGCAAACGTATGGATGAAATTGCTGAAAGAGGGTTGGCGGCACATTGGAAATATAAAGGTATAAAAAGCGAGAGCGGACTGGATGACTGGTTGAATAATGTCAGGGATATTTTAGAGTCTGCCGATGCTACCGGGCCAATGGAACTGATGAAGGAGTTTAAGATGGATCTTTATGATAAAGAGGTCTTTGTATTTACTCCGAAAGGGGATTTGTATAAATTGCCTAAAGGTGCGACGGTTCTGGATTTCGCTTTTTTAATTCATACCGCTTTGGGCAGCAAGTGTGTCGGAGCAAAAGTGAACGATAAAAATCAGCCGATCAAATATGTTCTTAAGAGTGGGGATACGATCGAAGTTCTGACTTCACCTTCACAGACGCCTAAGCAAGATTGGCTGAACATTGTTGCAACCTCTAAAGCCCGTGTAAAAATCAAGCAAGCTTTGAATGAGGCCACTTATAAAGAGGCCGAATTTGGAAAAGAATTGTTGCAGCGTCGGTTTAAAAATCGGAAAATCGATGTTGATGAGGCGATCATGATGCGTTTGATAAAAAAAACAGGGTATAAGACGGTAACTGATTTTTATTATGATCTGTCGCAAGAAAAAATCGATGTGAATGCTGTTATAGATTCGTATCTCGATTTGGATAGGAAAGAGAATGAAGAATCGACCGAGTCGCGTACTGCGGAGAATTATGTACAACCGCATTTTTCTGAAGAATTTGGGAAAGAAGACGTGCTGGTGATCGATCAGAATTTGAAAGGAATAGATTATAAGTTATCGAAATGTTGTAATCCTATTTATGGAGATGATATATTCGGATTTGTTTCTACTCAGGGGAGTATTAAAATACATCGAATGGATTGCCCTAATGCTTTGGCTTTAAGAACTCGTTTCGGGTATAGGATCGTTAAGGCGCGCTGGTCGGGAAAGCAAGGCTCTCAGTATGCTACCGTTTTGCGTGTCGTCGGAAATGATGATATCGGTATTGTGACGAATATAACGTCGATCATTTCGAAAGAGAAAAATATTGCGATGCGAGGTATATCCATAGATTCTAATGACGGACTTTTTCAAGGACATATTACGGTTTTGGTCGATGATTTGTCTGCATTGAATGCTTTGATGAAAAAATTGAAGACCGTAAAGGGTGTTAAGAGTGTAGATCGGGTTACGTTGAGTTAA
- a CDS encoding winged helix-turn-helix domain-containing protein — protein sequence MDKMIIGENAGKIWQAMKNIEEISIPELARKLDLSAESTALAAGWLARENKICIRQKNGVIKLFNENYYAFRY from the coding sequence ATGGATAAGATGATCATCGGTGAAAATGCCGGAAAAATCTGGCAAGCAATGAAAAATATAGAAGAAATATCAATTCCTGAATTAGCACGTAAGCTCGATTTAAGTGCTGAAAGTACAGCCTTGGCAGCCGGATGGCTAGCGAGAGAAAACAAAATTTGTATTAGACAAAAAAACGGTGTAATAAAACTATTTAATGAGAACTACTACGCTTTTCGTTATTAA